A part of Ammospiza caudacuta isolate bAmmCau1 chromosome 7, bAmmCau1.pri, whole genome shotgun sequence genomic DNA contains:
- the LOC131559894 gene encoding holocytochrome c-type synthase — MGLSASSPAATEQPPNASRQYQTASPPSECPMNQEKMSGCPMHMKSADHRTESTDDVPAHQERAYEFVACPVKSGTAQMKDDIDPSNMMPPPNQQPSPGQPFPLSTVREESSIPRAHSDKKWVYPSEQMFWNAMLRKGWRWKDDDITSEDMTNIIKIHNQNNEQAWKEILKWEALHATECPCGPSLMRFGGKAKEYSPRARIRSWMGYELPFDRHDWIVDRCGKEVRYVIDYYDGGAVDENYQFTILDVRPALDSLSAVWDRVKVAWWRWTS; from the exons ATGGGTTTGTCCGCGTCCTCCCCGGCTGCCACAGAGCAGCCACCGAATGCATCCAGGCAATACCAGACGGCGTCTCCACCTTCAGAATGTCCCATGAACCAAGAAAAAATGAGCG GCTGTCCAATGCACATGAAGAGTGCTGATCATAGAACTGAGAGCACAGATGATGTTCCTGCACATCAAGAAAGAGCTTATGAGTTTGTAGCATGTCCTGTGAAGTCTGGTACAGCTCAAATGAAAGATGACATAGATCCCAGCAATATG ATGCCTCCTCCCAATCAGCAGCCATCTCCAGGTCAACCATTTCCATTGTCAACTGTTAGAGAGGAATCTTCCATTCCTAGAGCACATTCTGACAAGAAATGGGTCTATCCTTCAGAGCAAATGTTCTGGAATGCTATGCTAAGAAAAGG GTGGAGGTGGAAAGATGATGACATAACAAGTGAAGACATGACCAACATTATTAAGATTCATAATCAAAATAATGAGCAAGCCTGGAAGGAGATTTTGAAGTGGGAAGCTCTACATGCTAC GGAATGTCCATGTGGGCCCTCACTGATGCGGTTTGGAGGCAAAGCAAAGGAGTACTCGCCAAGAGCCAGAATACGTTCATGGATGGG GTACGAGCTGCCCTTTGACAGGCACGACTGGATCGTTGACCGCTGTGGCAAGGAGGTGCGCTACGTCATCGACTACTACGACGGCGGGGCGGTGGATGAGAACTACCAGTTCACCATCCTGGACGTGCGCCCCGCGCTGGACTCGCTCTCGGCCGTCTGGGACAGAGTCAAGGTGGCCTGGTGGCGCTGGACTTCATAA